From the Prunus dulcis chromosome 4, ALMONDv2, whole genome shotgun sequence genome, one window contains:
- the LOC117624895 gene encoding uncharacterized protein LOC117624895 isoform X2, with the protein MAATSSGSNIYSPKFEYKVDGVGWSDELDYLPLIRRRDLLLASKQKSKSLIGAALKEDDELSESQDVSSVLFAAREVGVQLLEEEKNQYSIIPRGTTPGLLCSKTVVNSSLDQCLQNEVCSQNAEMPGDSDYNGTEVNTLTSSKQIACTESDTNVGQPENIDVNILILAENPSLSEVHAEEKAASSGILLSSFGDCMSCFAGSPASAVKVKREMSDHCTYDPLDHISLKERQKMLQSRKLLGMEKAVFKGIPGPLSKDLIQQLADKGQGDTSSVSGEALVATHSPYDNPARNDSVLCRNSMIRSPNKIIVGSSFTTDQYSINSNKSTDGGKESESDRKCSSERMPPNANEFSSCGGQDYVPTCTTRAHCSTSSTSVKVKDEPWDGGVLHNLDTNVRGNFSLNILPVKNEHRAFNELNEDVVDHMPLRDRMNLLSSGYGSESSMYTNYGSTKYSAIASESAKPISLIRPRKRKKTATDSVETALEEDAPGLLQVLIEKGVLVNEIRLYGEMECDEALDESLCEDSFAKLEAVISKLLSQRQSILKLAPIRCTKGSRASYCLACLISLVEQTRYLQFRNWPVEWGWCRDLQSFIFVFARHNRIVLERPEYGYATYFFELVDSLPIDWQIKRLVTAMKLTSCSRISLIENKALLVGEDLSEGEAQVLTEYGWEPNTGLGTMLKYCDRVVHDRKNETDSSDWRSKIGKLLMDGYNGGALIASNIPKKVLECRDVRGPEIKLEL; encoded by the exons GATGTTTCCTCTGTTCTTTTTGCTGCCCGAGAAGTGGGAGTTCAAttattggaagaagaaaaaaatcagtATTCTATAATTCCAAGGGGAACTACGCCTGGATTATTGTGCAGTAAAACTGTGGTAAATTCCTCACTTGATCAATGTTTACAAAATGAAGTTTGCAGCCAAAATGCGGAAATGCCTGGTGATAGTGACTACAATGGGACAGAAGTAAATACTTTAACTTCCTCAAAGCAGATTGCCTGTACTGAATCTGATACAAATGTTGGTCAACCAGAGAACATTGATGTCAATATTTTAATTCTAGCTGAAAATCCATCGCTATCAGAAGTTCATGCCGAAGAAAAGGCTGCTTCCTCTGGCATCTTGTTGAGTTCTTTTGGAGATTGTATGAGTTGCTTTGCTGGTTCTCCTGCGTCAGCAGTTAAGGTGAAAAGGGAGATGTCTGATCACTGTACTTATGATCCTCTGGACCACATTTCCTTGAAAGAGCGACAGAAGATGCTGCAATCAAG GAAACTCTTGGGGATGGAAAAAGCAGTTTTCAAG GGTATTCCAGGGCCACTGTCAAAGGACCTTATCCAACAACTTGCCGATAAAGGACAGGGAGACACTAGTAGTGTCAGTGGAGAAGCTTTAGTTGCTACCCATTCGCCCTATGACAATCCTGCAAGAAATGATTCAGTTCTTTgtagaaattctatgattagATCGCCAAATAAAATCATTGTTGGATCATCATTTACGACTGATCAATATTCAATTAACTCCAATAAGTCAACTGATGGCGGAAAAGAATCTGAAAGTGACAGGAAATGCTCATCTGAGAGAATGCCTCCTAATGCCAATGAATTCAGTTCATGTGGGGGACAGGACTACGTGCCTACATGCACAACTAGAGCACATTGTTCAACGTCGTCAACATCTGTCAAAGTAAAGGATGAGCCTTGGGATGGTGGTGTCTTGCACAATCTGGACACAAATGTTAGGGGTAACTTCTCCCTTAACATACTGCCAGTAAAGAATGAACATAGGGCTTTCAATGAACTTAATGAAGATGTGGTAGATCATATGCCACTGCGAGATCGGATGAATCTGTTGTCATCTGGATATGGCTCTGAATCGAGTATGTATACGAACTATGGCTCAACCAAGTATAGCGCTATTGCCTCAGAATCTGCTAAGCCAATAAGCCTCATTCGTCCacgaaaaaggaaaaagactGCCAC GGATTCTGTTGAAACAGCGTTGGAGGAGGATGCGCCGGGACTCCTGCAG GTATTAATTGAAAAAGGGGTGCTGGTTAATGAAATAAGGCTTTACGGCGAGATGGAGTGTGATGAAGCTCTAGACGAGTCTTTATGTGAAGACAGCTTTGCAAAGCTTGAAGCTGTGATATCAAAG CTTTTATCACAGCGGCAATCGATTTTAAAGCTTGCTCCAATACGATGCACAAAGGGCTCAAGAGCTAGTTATTGCTTGGCTTGTTTAATTTCACTTGTGGAGCAG ACCCGATATCTGCAGTTTAGAAATTGGCCTGTTGAATGGGGTTGGTGCCGAGACCTTCAATCATTTATATTTGTCTTTGCGAGACATAATAG AATTGTGCTGGAACGACCTGAATATGGATATGCAACATATTTCTTTGAGCTAGTGGATTCCTTACCAATTGACTGGCAGATCAAGAGGCTGGTGACTGCAATGAAGCTTACCAGCTGCAGCAGGATTTCCCTAATTGAGAACAAGGCATTATTG GTTGGAGAAGACTTGAGTGAAGGCGAGGCTCAGGTGCTAACAGAATATGGTTGGGAACCCAATACTGGCTTGGGAACAATGCTCAAGTACTGTGACAGAGTTGTTCATGACAGGAAGAATGAAACTGATAGCTCGGACTGGAGATCAAAAATAGGAAAGTTGTTAATGGATGGTTACAATGGTGGGGCTCTGATTGCAAGCAACATCCCAAAGAAGGTTCTCGAGTGTAGAGATGTTCGAGGCCCTGAAATCAAGTTGGAGCTCTAA
- the LOC117624895 gene encoding uncharacterized protein LOC117624895 isoform X1: MAATSSGSNIYSPKFEYKVDGVGWSDELDYLPLIRRRDLLLASKQKSKSLIGAALKEDDELSESQDVSSVLFAAREVGVQLLEEEKNQYSIIPRGTTPGLLCSKTVVNSSLDQCLQNEVCSQNAEMPGDSDYNGTEVNTLTSSKQIACTESDTNVGQPENIDVNILILAENPSLSEVHAEEKAASSGILLSSFGDCMSCFAGSPASAVKVKREMSDHCTYDPLDHISLKERQKMLQSRKLLGMEKAVFKGIPGPLSKDLIQQLADKGQGDTSSVSGEALVATHSPYDNPARNDSVLCRNSMIRSPNKIIVGSSFTTDQYSINSNKSTDGGKESESDRKCSSERMPPNANEFSSCGGQDYVPTCTTRAHCSTSSTSVKVKDEPWDGGVLHNLDTNVRGNFSLNILPVKNEHRAFNELNEDVVDHMPLRDRMNLLSSGYGSESSMYTNYGSTKYSAIASESAKPISLIRPRKRKKTATDSVETALEEDAPGLLQVLIEKGVLVNEIRLYGEMECDEALDESLCEDSFAKLEAVISKLLSQRQSILKLAPIRCTKGSRASYCLACLISLVEQVIGFYDQLTRYLQFRNWPVEWGWCRDLQSFIFVFARHNRIVLERPEYGYATYFFELVDSLPIDWQIKRLVTAMKLTSCSRISLIENKALLVGEDLSEGEAQVLTEYGWEPNTGLGTMLKYCDRVVHDRKNETDSSDWRSKIGKLLMDGYNGGALIASNIPKKVLECRDVRGPEIKLEL, from the exons GATGTTTCCTCTGTTCTTTTTGCTGCCCGAGAAGTGGGAGTTCAAttattggaagaagaaaaaaatcagtATTCTATAATTCCAAGGGGAACTACGCCTGGATTATTGTGCAGTAAAACTGTGGTAAATTCCTCACTTGATCAATGTTTACAAAATGAAGTTTGCAGCCAAAATGCGGAAATGCCTGGTGATAGTGACTACAATGGGACAGAAGTAAATACTTTAACTTCCTCAAAGCAGATTGCCTGTACTGAATCTGATACAAATGTTGGTCAACCAGAGAACATTGATGTCAATATTTTAATTCTAGCTGAAAATCCATCGCTATCAGAAGTTCATGCCGAAGAAAAGGCTGCTTCCTCTGGCATCTTGTTGAGTTCTTTTGGAGATTGTATGAGTTGCTTTGCTGGTTCTCCTGCGTCAGCAGTTAAGGTGAAAAGGGAGATGTCTGATCACTGTACTTATGATCCTCTGGACCACATTTCCTTGAAAGAGCGACAGAAGATGCTGCAATCAAG GAAACTCTTGGGGATGGAAAAAGCAGTTTTCAAG GGTATTCCAGGGCCACTGTCAAAGGACCTTATCCAACAACTTGCCGATAAAGGACAGGGAGACACTAGTAGTGTCAGTGGAGAAGCTTTAGTTGCTACCCATTCGCCCTATGACAATCCTGCAAGAAATGATTCAGTTCTTTgtagaaattctatgattagATCGCCAAATAAAATCATTGTTGGATCATCATTTACGACTGATCAATATTCAATTAACTCCAATAAGTCAACTGATGGCGGAAAAGAATCTGAAAGTGACAGGAAATGCTCATCTGAGAGAATGCCTCCTAATGCCAATGAATTCAGTTCATGTGGGGGACAGGACTACGTGCCTACATGCACAACTAGAGCACATTGTTCAACGTCGTCAACATCTGTCAAAGTAAAGGATGAGCCTTGGGATGGTGGTGTCTTGCACAATCTGGACACAAATGTTAGGGGTAACTTCTCCCTTAACATACTGCCAGTAAAGAATGAACATAGGGCTTTCAATGAACTTAATGAAGATGTGGTAGATCATATGCCACTGCGAGATCGGATGAATCTGTTGTCATCTGGATATGGCTCTGAATCGAGTATGTATACGAACTATGGCTCAACCAAGTATAGCGCTATTGCCTCAGAATCTGCTAAGCCAATAAGCCTCATTCGTCCacgaaaaaggaaaaagactGCCAC GGATTCTGTTGAAACAGCGTTGGAGGAGGATGCGCCGGGACTCCTGCAG GTATTAATTGAAAAAGGGGTGCTGGTTAATGAAATAAGGCTTTACGGCGAGATGGAGTGTGATGAAGCTCTAGACGAGTCTTTATGTGAAGACAGCTTTGCAAAGCTTGAAGCTGTGATATCAAAG CTTTTATCACAGCGGCAATCGATTTTAAAGCTTGCTCCAATACGATGCACAAAGGGCTCAAGAGCTAGTTATTGCTTGGCTTGTTTAATTTCACTTGTGGAGCAGGTAATTGGTTTTTATGATCAATTG ACCCGATATCTGCAGTTTAGAAATTGGCCTGTTGAATGGGGTTGGTGCCGAGACCTTCAATCATTTATATTTGTCTTTGCGAGACATAATAG AATTGTGCTGGAACGACCTGAATATGGATATGCAACATATTTCTTTGAGCTAGTGGATTCCTTACCAATTGACTGGCAGATCAAGAGGCTGGTGACTGCAATGAAGCTTACCAGCTGCAGCAGGATTTCCCTAATTGAGAACAAGGCATTATTG GTTGGAGAAGACTTGAGTGAAGGCGAGGCTCAGGTGCTAACAGAATATGGTTGGGAACCCAATACTGGCTTGGGAACAATGCTCAAGTACTGTGACAGAGTTGTTCATGACAGGAAGAATGAAACTGATAGCTCGGACTGGAGATCAAAAATAGGAAAGTTGTTAATGGATGGTTACAATGGTGGGGCTCTGATTGCAAGCAACATCCCAAAGAAGGTTCTCGAGTGTAGAGATGTTCGAGGCCCTGAAATCAAGTTGGAGCTCTAA
- the LOC117624895 gene encoding uncharacterized protein LOC117624895 isoform X3, translating to MPGDSDYNGTEVNTLTSSKQIACTESDTNVGQPENIDVNILILAENPSLSEVHAEEKAASSGILLSSFGDCMSCFAGSPASAVKVKREMSDHCTYDPLDHISLKERQKMLQSRKLLGMEKAVFKGIPGPLSKDLIQQLADKGQGDTSSVSGEALVATHSPYDNPARNDSVLCRNSMIRSPNKIIVGSSFTTDQYSINSNKSTDGGKESESDRKCSSERMPPNANEFSSCGGQDYVPTCTTRAHCSTSSTSVKVKDEPWDGGVLHNLDTNVRGNFSLNILPVKNEHRAFNELNEDVVDHMPLRDRMNLLSSGYGSESSMYTNYGSTKYSAIASESAKPISLIRPRKRKKTATDSVETALEEDAPGLLQVLIEKGVLVNEIRLYGEMECDEALDESLCEDSFAKLEAVISKLLSQRQSILKLAPIRCTKGSRASYCLACLISLVEQVIGFYDQLTRYLQFRNWPVEWGWCRDLQSFIFVFARHNRIVLERPEYGYATYFFELVDSLPIDWQIKRLVTAMKLTSCSRISLIENKALLVGEDLSEGEAQVLTEYGWEPNTGLGTMLKYCDRVVHDRKNETDSSDWRSKIGKLLMDGYNGGALIASNIPKKVLECRDVRGPEIKLEL from the exons ATGCCTGGTGATAGTGACTACAATGGGACAGAAGTAAATACTTTAACTTCCTCAAAGCAGATTGCCTGTACTGAATCTGATACAAATGTTGGTCAACCAGAGAACATTGATGTCAATATTTTAATTCTAGCTGAAAATCCATCGCTATCAGAAGTTCATGCCGAAGAAAAGGCTGCTTCCTCTGGCATCTTGTTGAGTTCTTTTGGAGATTGTATGAGTTGCTTTGCTGGTTCTCCTGCGTCAGCAGTTAAGGTGAAAAGGGAGATGTCTGATCACTGTACTTATGATCCTCTGGACCACATTTCCTTGAAAGAGCGACAGAAGATGCTGCAATCAAG GAAACTCTTGGGGATGGAAAAAGCAGTTTTCAAG GGTATTCCAGGGCCACTGTCAAAGGACCTTATCCAACAACTTGCCGATAAAGGACAGGGAGACACTAGTAGTGTCAGTGGAGAAGCTTTAGTTGCTACCCATTCGCCCTATGACAATCCTGCAAGAAATGATTCAGTTCTTTgtagaaattctatgattagATCGCCAAATAAAATCATTGTTGGATCATCATTTACGACTGATCAATATTCAATTAACTCCAATAAGTCAACTGATGGCGGAAAAGAATCTGAAAGTGACAGGAAATGCTCATCTGAGAGAATGCCTCCTAATGCCAATGAATTCAGTTCATGTGGGGGACAGGACTACGTGCCTACATGCACAACTAGAGCACATTGTTCAACGTCGTCAACATCTGTCAAAGTAAAGGATGAGCCTTGGGATGGTGGTGTCTTGCACAATCTGGACACAAATGTTAGGGGTAACTTCTCCCTTAACATACTGCCAGTAAAGAATGAACATAGGGCTTTCAATGAACTTAATGAAGATGTGGTAGATCATATGCCACTGCGAGATCGGATGAATCTGTTGTCATCTGGATATGGCTCTGAATCGAGTATGTATACGAACTATGGCTCAACCAAGTATAGCGCTATTGCCTCAGAATCTGCTAAGCCAATAAGCCTCATTCGTCCacgaaaaaggaaaaagactGCCAC GGATTCTGTTGAAACAGCGTTGGAGGAGGATGCGCCGGGACTCCTGCAG GTATTAATTGAAAAAGGGGTGCTGGTTAATGAAATAAGGCTTTACGGCGAGATGGAGTGTGATGAAGCTCTAGACGAGTCTTTATGTGAAGACAGCTTTGCAAAGCTTGAAGCTGTGATATCAAAG CTTTTATCACAGCGGCAATCGATTTTAAAGCTTGCTCCAATACGATGCACAAAGGGCTCAAGAGCTAGTTATTGCTTGGCTTGTTTAATTTCACTTGTGGAGCAGGTAATTGGTTTTTATGATCAATTG ACCCGATATCTGCAGTTTAGAAATTGGCCTGTTGAATGGGGTTGGTGCCGAGACCTTCAATCATTTATATTTGTCTTTGCGAGACATAATAG AATTGTGCTGGAACGACCTGAATATGGATATGCAACATATTTCTTTGAGCTAGTGGATTCCTTACCAATTGACTGGCAGATCAAGAGGCTGGTGACTGCAATGAAGCTTACCAGCTGCAGCAGGATTTCCCTAATTGAGAACAAGGCATTATTG GTTGGAGAAGACTTGAGTGAAGGCGAGGCTCAGGTGCTAACAGAATATGGTTGGGAACCCAATACTGGCTTGGGAACAATGCTCAAGTACTGTGACAGAGTTGTTCATGACAGGAAGAATGAAACTGATAGCTCGGACTGGAGATCAAAAATAGGAAAGTTGTTAATGGATGGTTACAATGGTGGGGCTCTGATTGCAAGCAACATCCCAAAGAAGGTTCTCGAGTGTAGAGATGTTCGAGGCCCTGAAATCAAGTTGGAGCTCTAA